One genomic window of Actinoalloteichus hoggarensis includes the following:
- a CDS encoding fasciclin domain-containing protein, which translates to MRKTRQNVIIGVFAALALTVTACGSGEEAAEDTGAAGAATADETTEPAASDGMDSSGMSEAAGVTTPEDTFGPACGDLPQGDEPGSLESMGPQPVADAASTNPVLTRLVSAVGAVPGLGDTLNGAEGLTVFAPADSAFDALGEGAFDDLAADSDALGEVLGYHVVGERLDADGVAEAGTLPTLQGGELTVEGEGESMTVDGAAIACGNIPTANATVFVIDTVLTPGS; encoded by the coding sequence GTGCGTAAGACCAGGCAGAACGTGATCATCGGCGTGTTTGCCGCCCTGGCTCTCACGGTGACGGCATGCGGCAGCGGGGAGGAGGCCGCCGAGGACACCGGGGCGGCGGGCGCCGCCACCGCGGACGAGACCACCGAACCGGCCGCCTCCGACGGCATGGACTCCTCGGGCATGTCCGAGGCCGCGGGCGTCACCACCCCGGAGGACACCTTCGGTCCGGCCTGCGGAGACCTTCCACAGGGCGACGAGCCCGGCTCGTTGGAGTCGATGGGCCCGCAGCCGGTGGCCGACGCGGCGAGCACCAACCCCGTGCTCACCCGGCTCGTCTCCGCCGTGGGCGCCGTTCCCGGGCTCGGCGACACCCTCAACGGCGCTGAGGGGCTGACCGTGTTCGCCCCTGCCGACTCGGCCTTCGACGCACTCGGTGAGGGCGCCTTCGACGACCTGGCCGCCGACTCCGACGCGCTCGGCGAGGTCCTCGGCTACCACGTCGTGGGCGAGCGTCTCGACGCGGACGGCGTCGCCGAGGCGGGCACGCTGCCGACGTTGCAGGGCGGCGAGCTGACCGTCGAGGGCGAGGGCGAGTCGATGACCGTCGACGGCGCGGCCATCGCCTGCGGCAACATTCCGACCGCCAACGCCACCGTGTTCGTCATCGACACGGTCCTGACCCCCGGGAGCTGA
- a CDS encoding redox-sensing transcriptional repressor Rex: MRRVSVAAQRDAGDGFTTDTAAPGVTPVEASVVRERARAIPEAAVARLAVYLRVLSDLSRDGVTKISSEELSVATGVNSAKLRKDLSYIGSYGTRGVGYDVDVLVGQIERTLGLTRQHSVAVVGIGNLGHALANYGGFPGRGFPVAALFDVDPDLMGVPVGGMPVHHVNDIRRVCAELEVTIGVIATPAQGAQNVCDSLVQGGVRCILNFAPVVLQVPDYVEVRKVDLAVELQILSFHVARRADQEQDAAFSSAHAAPQPGVASVPGVVIPR; the protein is encoded by the coding sequence ATGAGGAGAGTCAGCGTGGCAGCGCAGCGGGATGCGGGTGATGGCTTCACCACGGACACCGCCGCGCCGGGCGTGACCCCCGTGGAGGCCTCGGTGGTCCGAGAACGGGCCAGGGCGATTCCCGAGGCGGCGGTGGCGCGACTGGCGGTGTATCTGCGGGTCCTCTCAGATCTGTCTCGCGACGGAGTGACGAAGATCTCCAGCGAGGAACTCTCCGTGGCGACGGGGGTCAACTCGGCGAAGCTGAGGAAAGACCTCTCGTACATCGGTTCCTACGGAACCAGAGGCGTCGGATACGACGTCGACGTGCTCGTCGGTCAGATCGAACGAACGCTCGGTCTCACCCGTCAGCACAGCGTGGCCGTCGTCGGCATCGGGAATCTGGGCCATGCCCTCGCGAATTACGGCGGATTTCCCGGACGCGGATTCCCGGTCGCGGCGCTGTTCGACGTCGATCCAGACCTGATGGGCGTCCCTGTCGGCGGGATGCCGGTGCACCACGTCAACGACATCAGGCGGGTCTGCGCCGAGCTGGAGGTCACCATCGGCGTGATCGCCACGCCGGCTCAGGGGGCGCAGAACGTCTGCGACAGTTTGGTTCAGGGCGGCGTGCGGTGCATCCTGAACTTCGCACCCGTCGTACTTCAGGTCCCGGACTACGTCGAGGTGCGCAAAGTCGACCTAGCGGTGGAGTTGCAGATCTTGTCGTTCCATGTGGCCCGGCGGGCGGATCAGGAGCAGGACGCGGCGTTCTCCTCGGCACACGCCGCGCCCCAGCCGGGCGTCGCGTCGGTTCCCGGCGTGGTGATCCCGCGATGA
- the hemC gene encoding hydroxymethylbilane synthase: MNRRIRIGTRGSRLALAQTGWVADQLTAAGADVELVPISTPGDRSMAPIAEIGVGVFTSALRTALLADEIDVAVHSFKDLPTTPDPGLSVAAVPRREDPRDALVARDGLRLVELPPGSTVGTGSPRRATQLEALGLGLVVRPLRGNVDTRLRKVADGELDAIVVARAGLARLGLLDVITESLDPLQMLSAPAQGALAVECRVDDVDIEHLIQSTLDDPASRAAVTAERALLAALEAGCSAPVGALAEVVEDLDDEGRVKLRLSLRGVAATSQSDVLRASAIAETTAAEQLGRDVAAELLDLGAAVLSGPEQ; this comes from the coding sequence GTGAACCGCAGGATTCGCATCGGTACCAGGGGCAGCAGGCTTGCGCTTGCCCAGACCGGATGGGTGGCAGACCAGCTCACGGCGGCGGGAGCCGACGTCGAACTGGTGCCGATCAGCACCCCCGGCGACCGTTCCATGGCGCCGATCGCCGAGATCGGCGTCGGCGTGTTCACCTCCGCCCTGCGCACGGCGCTGCTCGCCGACGAGATCGACGTCGCCGTGCACTCCTTCAAAGACCTGCCCACCACACCGGACCCCGGGCTCTCCGTGGCGGCGGTGCCTCGACGGGAGGACCCGCGCGATGCGCTGGTCGCCCGCGACGGCCTGCGCCTCGTCGAGCTGCCGCCGGGGTCGACGGTGGGCACCGGCTCCCCGCGGCGGGCCACTCAGCTGGAGGCCCTCGGCCTCGGGCTCGTGGTGCGTCCGCTGCGCGGCAACGTGGACACCCGACTTCGCAAGGTCGCCGACGGCGAGCTTGACGCGATCGTGGTCGCCCGCGCCGGGCTGGCCCGCTTGGGCCTGCTCGACGTCATCACCGAATCGCTCGATCCACTGCAGATGCTCTCGGCCCCTGCGCAGGGTGCCCTTGCCGTGGAGTGCCGCGTCGACGACGTGGACATCGAGCACCTGATCCAGTCCACTCTGGACGACCCGGCCAGTCGTGCCGCGGTGACCGCCGAGCGCGCCCTGCTGGCCGCGCTGGAGGCTGGTTGCAGCGCGCCCGTCGGTGCACTGGCCGAGGTGGTGGAGGACCTCGACGACGAGGGGCGCGTGAAGCTGCGCCTGTCGTTGCGAGGGGTCGCGGCGACATCGCAGAGCGATGTGCTTCGAGCCTCCGCCATCGCCGAGACGACCGCAGCAGAGCAGCTAGGCCGCGACGTGGCCGCAGAGCTGTTGGATCTCGGGGCCGCCGTGCTCAGCGGCCCCGAGCAGTAA
- a CDS encoding uroporphyrinogen-III synthase: MTRARKIPGRIAFVGTGPGDAGLLTVRAKEVLKAASLVVTDPDVSAEAASLVSEGAEVRPAVGDPADVAKDMVAEAKNGRPVVRLVSGDPFTADAVVREAQAVSRTTIAFDVVPGVAGATAVPAYAGVALGAVHTEADVRGTMDWAALAAAPGTLVLHASGSHLAEAASSLVEHGLAPQTPVAVTADGTTFTQRTIDTTLASLASVAGDLLGPLVITVGSAVAGRQKLSWWESRALYGWKVLVPRTKDQAGAMSERLRAHGAIPVEVPTISVEPPRSPAQMERAVKGLVDGRYQWVVFTSTNAVRAVWEKFREFGLDARAFSGVKIACVGESTAEKVRSFGIIPELVPSGEQSSEGLLADFPPYDDILDPVDRVLLPRADIATETLAAGLRDRGWEIDDVTAYRTVRAAPPPADTREMIKTGGFDAVCFTSSSTVRNLVGIAGKPHSRTLVACIGPATAETATEFGLRVDVQPEVAQVSSLVDALASHAARLRSEGALPPPRKAKRARR, translated from the coding sequence ATGACCCGTGCACGCAAGATCCCCGGACGTATCGCCTTCGTGGGCACCGGCCCCGGAGACGCGGGACTCCTCACCGTCCGGGCTAAAGAAGTACTGAAAGCGGCCTCGCTCGTGGTCACCGACCCCGACGTGTCCGCGGAGGCGGCCTCGCTCGTCTCCGAGGGGGCCGAGGTCCGGCCCGCCGTCGGCGATCCCGCCGACGTGGCCAAGGACATGGTCGCCGAGGCGAAGAACGGTCGCCCCGTCGTCCGCCTCGTCTCCGGCGACCCGTTCACCGCCGACGCGGTGGTGCGGGAGGCCCAGGCGGTGTCGCGGACGACCATCGCCTTCGACGTCGTTCCCGGCGTCGCGGGTGCCACGGCGGTGCCCGCCTACGCGGGGGTGGCGCTCGGCGCGGTGCACACCGAGGCCGACGTCCGAGGAACGATGGACTGGGCGGCCCTGGCCGCGGCGCCGGGGACCCTGGTGCTGCACGCCTCGGGCAGCCATCTGGCGGAGGCCGCGTCCTCGCTGGTGGAACACGGCCTCGCGCCGCAGACCCCGGTGGCCGTCACGGCGGACGGGACGACGTTCACCCAGCGCACGATCGACACCACGCTCGCCTCGCTCGCCTCGGTGGCCGGGGACCTGCTGGGGCCCCTGGTGATCACCGTCGGGTCCGCGGTGGCCGGTAGACAGAAGCTCTCCTGGTGGGAGTCGCGCGCCCTGTACGGCTGGAAGGTCCTGGTGCCGCGCACCAAGGACCAGGCGGGCGCGATGAGCGAGCGGCTTCGGGCGCACGGCGCGATCCCCGTGGAGGTCCCGACCATCTCGGTCGAGCCACCGCGCAGCCCGGCCCAGATGGAGCGGGCGGTCAAGGGACTGGTCGACGGGCGCTACCAGTGGGTGGTGTTCACCTCGACCAACGCGGTCCGCGCCGTGTGGGAGAAGTTCCGCGAGTTCGGCCTGGACGCCAGGGCCTTCTCCGGAGTCAAGATCGCCTGTGTCGGCGAGTCGACGGCGGAGAAGGTGCGGTCCTTCGGCATCATCCCCGAGCTGGTTCCCTCCGGGGAGCAGTCCAGCGAGGGGCTGCTGGCGGACTTCCCGCCCTACGACGACATCCTCGACCCGGTCGACCGGGTGCTGCTGCCCAGGGCGGACATCGCCACGGAGACGCTCGCGGCGGGGCTGCGCGATCGAGGCTGGGAGATCGACGACGTCACGGCGTACCGGACGGTGCGGGCGGCGCCGCCGCCCGCCGACACGCGCGAGATGATCAAGACCGGCGGTTTCGACGCGGTGTGCTTCACCTCGTCGTCGACCGTCCGGAACCTGGTCGGCATCGCGGGTAAGCCGCACTCGCGGACCCTGGTGGCCTGCATCGGCCCGGCCACGGCCGAGACGGCGACCGAGTTCGGTCTGCGTGTCGACGTGCAGCCCGAGGTCGCGCAGGTGTCGTCCCTGGTGGACGCGCTCGCCTCGCACGCCGCCCGACTGCGTTCCGAGGGCGCGCTGCCGCCGCCTCGGAAGGCCAAGCGGGCGCGTCGCTGA
- the hemB gene encoding porphobilinogen synthase has protein sequence MFPTHRPRRLRRTPAVRRLVAETSVAPRQLVLPMFVKEGVSAPVPIASMPGVVQHDLDSLRRAAVEAVEAGVGGLMLFGVPAVRDAVGSAGTDPDGILNRALTAVAAEVGDATVLMADCCLDEFTDHGHCGLLAADGSVDNDATLTAYRELAVAQARAGAQVVGPSGMMDGQVAAIREALDEAAFADTAILAYSAKYTSAFYGPFRDAVESQLSGDRRTYQQDPANAREALREVTLDLAEGADAVMIKPAMSYLDVVRQVAEIADVPVAAYQISGEYSMIEAAAAQGWLDRRSAVLETLTSIRRAGADIVLTYWAVEAARWLRED, from the coding sequence ATGTTCCCGACGCACCGTCCCCGGCGGTTGCGACGCACCCCGGCGGTGCGTCGACTGGTCGCCGAGACGAGCGTGGCACCACGACAGCTGGTGCTGCCGATGTTCGTCAAGGAGGGCGTGTCCGCTCCGGTGCCGATCGCCTCGATGCCCGGCGTCGTCCAGCACGATCTCGACTCGCTCCGGCGGGCCGCCGTCGAGGCCGTCGAGGCGGGCGTGGGCGGCCTGATGCTCTTCGGCGTGCCCGCGGTTCGGGATGCCGTCGGCTCCGCGGGCACCGATCCGGACGGCATCCTCAACCGCGCGCTGACCGCGGTCGCCGCCGAGGTCGGCGACGCGACGGTGCTCATGGCGGACTGCTGCCTCGACGAGTTCACCGATCACGGACATTGCGGCCTGCTCGCCGCGGACGGCAGCGTGGACAACGACGCGACCCTGACCGCGTACCGGGAACTGGCCGTCGCCCAGGCCAGGGCGGGCGCTCAGGTCGTCGGGCCCAGCGGGATGATGGACGGCCAGGTGGCGGCCATTCGCGAGGCGCTGGACGAGGCCGCGTTCGCCGACACCGCGATCCTGGCCTACTCGGCGAAGTACACCTCCGCCTTCTACGGCCCGTTCCGCGACGCCGTGGAATCCCAGCTCAGCGGTGATCGACGGACCTACCAGCAGGACCCCGCCAACGCCAGGGAGGCGTTGCGCGAGGTGACGCTGGACCTCGCCGAGGGCGCCGACGCGGTGATGATCAAGCCCGCGATGTCCTATCTGGACGTGGTACGGCAGGTGGCCGAGATCGCCGACGTCCCGGTGGCCGCCTATCAGATCTCCGGCGAGTACTCGATGATCGAGGCCGCCGCCGCCCAGGGTTGGCTGGACCGACGGTCGGCCGTCCTGGAGACGCTGACCTCGATTCGCCGCGCTGGCGCGGACATCGTGTTGACGTACTGGGCGGTCGAGGCCGCTCGCTGGCTGCGCGAGGACTGA